In a genomic window of Cyclopterus lumpus isolate fCycLum1 chromosome 13, fCycLum1.pri, whole genome shotgun sequence:
- the mab21l1 gene encoding putative nucleotidyltransferase MAB21L1: protein MIAAQAKLVYHLNKYYNEKCQSRKAAISKSIREVCKVVSDVLKEVEVQEPRFISSLSEMDNRFEGLEVISPNEFEVVLYLNQMGVFNFVDDGSLPGCAVLKLSDGRKRSMSLWVEFITASGYLSARKIRSRFQTLVAQAVDKCSYRDVIKMVADTSEVKLRIRDRYVVQITPAFKCTGIWPRSAAHWPLPHIPWPGPNRVAEVKAEGFNLLSKECYSLNGKQSSAESDAWVLQFAEAENRLILGGCRKKCLSVLKTLRDRHLELPGTPLNNYHMKTLVSYECEKHPRESDWDENCLGDRLNGILLQLISCLQCRRCPHYFLPSLDLFQGKPHSSLENAAKQTWRLAREILTNPKSLEKL from the coding sequence ATGATAGCCGCCCAGGCAAAGTTGGTGTATCACCTCAACAAATACTACAACGAGAAATGTCAATCTCGAAAAGCAGCCATCTCCAAATCCATCCGGGAGGTGTGCAAGGTGGTATCGGATGTCCTGAAGGAGGTCGAGGTGCAGGAGCCCCGCTTCATCAGCTCTCTCAGCGAGATGGATAATCGTTTCGAGGGACTGGAGGTCATTTCACCCAACGAGTTCGAGGTTGTACTCTATCTGAATCAGATGGGAGTATTCAACTTTGTGGATGACGGATCTCTCCCGGGCTGCGCCGTGCTCAAGCTCAGCGACGGCCGCAAGAGAAGCATGTCTCTCTGGGTTGAATTCATAACAGCCTCTGGTTACCTCTCGGCACGCAAGATCCGTTCGAGATTTCAGACGCTGGTGGCGCAGGCAGTGGATAAATGCAGCTACAGAGATGTTATCAAAATGGTCGCTGACACAAGTGAGGTGAAGTTGCGCATTAGAGACAGATATGTGGTGCAAATCACGCCGGCTTTCAAGTGCACTGGGATCTGGCCACGAAGCGCTGCGCACTGGCCTCTCCCTCACATCCCCTGGCCGGGACCTAACCGAGTGGCAGAAGTCAAAGCGGAAGGTTTCaatcttttatccaaagagtgCTACTCCTTGAACGGCAAGCAGAGCTCAGCGGAGAGCGACGCCTGGGTCTTGCAGTTCGCCGAGGCCGAGAACCGGCTAATCCTGGGTGGGTGCAGGAAGAAATGCTTATCAGTCCTCAAAACGTTACGGGACCGCCACCTCGAACTGCCCGGAACACCTCTGAACAACTACCACATGAAAACTTTGGTTTCCTACGAGTGCGAGAAGCATCCCAGGGAGTCCGACTGGGATGAGAACTGCCTCGGCGACCGCCTGAACGGGATACTATTGCAGCTCATTTCATGTTTGCAGTGCAGAAGGTGCCCGCATTATTTCCTGCCTAGTTTAGACCTATTTCAAGGAAAACCTCACTCTTCTCTGGAGAATGCAGCCAAACAGACTTGGCGACTGGCAAGAGAAATACTGACCAACCCCAAAAGCTTGGAGAAACTCTGA